In a single window of the Elaeis guineensis isolate ETL-2024a chromosome 4, EG11, whole genome shotgun sequence genome:
- the LOC140857240 gene encoding LOW QUALITY PROTEIN: crocetin glucosyltransferase 3-like (The sequence of the model RefSeq protein was modified relative to this genomic sequence to represent the inferred CDS: inserted 2 bases in 2 codons), translating to MASKRIVMFPYLAQGHIIPFLALAKLVEQRNPSYTITIVSTPLNIQNIRSSXPPNSNILLNDLPFCSSDHGLPPNTENTDSVPHHQISKLNAASGTLQPHFERFISDVIQKDGHPPLCIISDVMVAWTVGIAKKLGIFHVAFTTCGAYGTAAYMSLYLHLPHRHTDSSEIRLPGFPETFRLHRSQMPEYLRVADGTEPWATFLRRNTQFSLQSGAMICNTVEALELLGIQALRNLTGLNVLAIGPLFPLEASTSSDQRYGKKPGXQLEACLEWLDSHPPGSVVYTSFGSQSTITASQMMALARGLEASNKPFLWLVRPPAGFDLNEDFRDEWLPEGFEVRMSKNRQGLLVRKWAPQLEILSHKSTGAFLSHCGWNSSLESLSRGVPVIGWPLMADQFYNFKMLDEELGVCAELARGAEDPLEYTRVERVIRLVLDEEKGKEMKEKAIKYAEMIRAAVKEEGDEKGSSLRVLDDFIRGMEEASPGSKN from the exons ATGGCAAGCAAACGCATAGTTATGTTTCCATACCTGGCCCAGGGCCATATCATTCCGTTCCTAGCCTTGGCAAAGCTCGTAGAGCAAAGAAACCCAAGCTACACCATCACTATTGTAAGCACTCCGCTCAACATCCAAAACATCAGGTCCA CTCCCCCCAACTCCAACATCCTTCTCAACGATCTCCCCTTCTGCAGCTCTGATCATGGCCTTCCCCCAAACACCGAGAACACGGACTCCGTGCCTCACCACCAAATATCCAAGCTGAACGCTGCCTCCGGGACCCTCCAACCCCACTTCGAGCGCTTCATCTCCGACGTAATCCAGAAGGACGGCCATCCACCTCTCTGCATAATCTCCGACGTCATGGTTGCATGGACCGTCGGCATCGCCAAGAAGCTTGGGATCTTCCATGTCGCGTTCACCACCTGTGGAGCCTACGGCACGGCGGCCTACATGTCTCTCTATCTGCATCTGCCTCACAGGCATACCGACTCCTCGGAGATCAGGTTGCCGGGTTTCCCGGAAACTTTCCGACTGCACCGCTCTCAGATGCCGGAATACTTGAGGGTAGCTGATGGCACCGAGCCATGGGCCACCTTCCTTCGAAGAAACACGCAATTCTCTCTGCAATCGGGTGCTATGATATGCAACACTGTCGAGGCTCTGGAATTACTGGGAATTCAGGCGCTCCGGAATCTCACCGGCTTAAATGTGTTGGCCATTGGGCCTCTCTTCCCCCTCGAAGCGAGTACTTCATCCGACCAGAGATATGGGAAGAAGCCCG TCCAGTTGGAGGCTTGTTTAGAATGGTTGGATTCTCACCCTCCAGGTTCGGTGGTCTACACATCATTTGGCTCTCAGAGCACCATCACTGCTTCGCAGATGATGGCACTGGCAAGGGGATTGGAGGCGAGCAACAAACCATTTCTCTGGCTCGTTAGGCCACCAGCTGGATTTGACTTGAATGAAGATTTCAGAGACGAATGGCTGCCGGAGGGATTCGAGGTCAGGATGAGCAAGAATAGGCAGGGGCTCTTGGTGAGGAAATGGGCTCCCCAGCTTGAAATATTATCGCATAAGTCGACCGGTGCATTTCTTAGCCACTGTGGATGGAATTCCTCACTGGAGAGCTTGAGCCGAGGAGTGCCTGTGATTGGGTGGCCACTGATGGCGGATCAATTCTATAACTTTAAAATGCTTGATGAGGAATTGGGTGTTTGTGCGGAGCTTGCGAGAGGTGCGGAGGATCCCTTGGAGTATACGCGTGTGGAGAGGGTCATCAGACTGGTGTTGGATGAGGAGAAAGGAAAGGAGATGAAGGAGAAAGCAATTAAATATGCTGAGATGATCCGGGCTGCTGTGAAGGAGGAGGGAGATGAGAAAGGTTCTTCACTCCGGGTGCTCGACGATTTTATCAGAGGCATGGAAGAAGCATCGCCAGGTTCTAAAAACTGA